Genomic DNA from Manihot esculenta cultivar AM560-2 chromosome 15, M.esculenta_v8, whole genome shotgun sequence:
TCAACGCGTTTGGAACAACACTTCTGTATTGTTCAAAGCGTTCTGGTAAGCAGACCTTACAAATAAAACGTCTTGGCCATAATTGCCTTTGGTCTGCCAGAAGAGGATGCTATCTACTTGATGAATTTTCCTGCCCATATGTGgggaaaaaaatattagaattgCAACATAGAAACGAAAGCTGACGCATGTCATCCATCCACATGTTAAAGATTCCTCATTGTGCATACAACAGCAGGGATAATttcaataaagaaattaaaaacacAGGCTAATCAGTGGTATAACCCTAATTAGTCATTTTGACAACTGCAGAATGGTGATCAATAACTTGATTGCCATGCTTCCGCTCATTTCAAATGGGCATGCCCTTTGGAACAATTTGATCTTTGATCCACATGTAGATGGGAACCAGCACAAAGTATGTCGCTGCTATGGTCCCAAGAATGAAGCGCAGAAGGAATGTAAATGGATTTACTGGTTCTTTCACATCCTCTGCCTTTGGACCAAGCTGCATCAAGACACATTCACATTTAATAACATTTAAAAGTCAAATGGCCCATTGAAAAGTAAAACTTCATAATATTCATTCTACTTGAAGCTTGATGAGGAACTGGGgaaaaaaaattgatcaaagAAGAAAGCATTGCACATGCTAACCCAGTGCTCTTCTATGCCTAAAGGCTAAAACGGAAAAGTGTAAATATGGAGTTAATCTGATCCAATATTTATTTCTGAAGTTCTGATCATAATAGATTGAATTGCTTAGAGCATTCAAATATATTTCAAAGTGAAAAAAAGTCAAAGTTAAATGCAAAACCATTCAATTCTCATGATTAGATCAAGAGAAAACCAATATGTATATTATTCTTGCTCCCTTAGCGCACTAAATGGCATTTCTCTCATCAAAGAACTTGATAAGAAATGCATATTATGTACCAAGTCtcagcagaagcagaagaacaGAACCAAATTTTAAACACAGCACAAGAACACAATTATGGGTGTTAGACAGATTAATCCAATGGAAAAATGGTAATTAATCAAAGACATCAAGCAAAAAGAAAAGTGGGGTCTCCCAGCAAAGTTTCacatataaatatgtaaatgtTAAGCAATGAGGCATCTAACCTTCAGGGGAGAATCTCCAGAATATGGCTTAACTCCAGTTACAGAGCAACCCATAATCAAGCCATGTCGACGAACACCACGGTACCATTTTGGGCCAATTCTTTTCAATTCAATATCCGTAAACCCAGCCTTTCTAAACCATTCAATGTACTCCTCTTCCTTGGGGAAGAGCATCCACATATCAGCAAAAAAGCGAGACAGCCAAAAGGTTGGATACACAGGACCTATAATACAGGCTTTTCCTCCTATCTTCAGTACCCTGTATGCTTCCTTGATGCCGCGCTGTGGATCCGGCCAATACTCAATGCTGAGATACATAATCACAGTATTTGATTGTATAGAGAAATACCATATTGAGCATTGAGCAATAGAATTAACCGCTACTATTTTTTAAGAATTAGAATCCCCATCATTTAAAAACCAAGGATACGAAAGATAACATCATGTTTAATGCTGAGAACTCTCAAAAAAAGTTTATGATTCTTGTTGGCCCGAACATTTTCAAATTCTTTTAGTCATACTACATACCAAATTTCGTATGAAATATGAATAATCTCATCAGCTGAAGTCTATCAAGTATTAAGCATTAACAAAGGGACTAAGAGTTGAACTCTATTAAGTATTAACAATGGGAAATTACTATAATTTCCCAATTCGACTGTATAGAATTCATCCATTGAcacaaaaattcaaaataaagttCAATAACAGTATTAAGGTGAGTGCCTCTAATTATTACCTCCCAGCAGATATATATCTATGTGCATAATCAGTAGGGAAAGGAAGATCCTCTGCATCTCCTTCAATTATCTTGCATTCCTTCAAGGGCTCCTTCTGCTTAGCCTTGGCAAGCTGATGAGGTGACTGATCAAGAATTGTGACATTCTTGGCATCCACATGCTTAACAATACCCAAAGTAGTAAACCCAGTGCCACCACCAACATCTACTACTATCAAACCCCTATTGTTAAGTTCAGCTGGCTCAAGTGCCTCATCTCTCATATCTTCAGTCCAGTGACCAGGGTTTATGATATGATCATACACAATAGACAAGAACCTGTAGAACCAAAATGCCTCTTTCTTATGCTGTATAAACCTCGGCTGTGAAGCGGGCCTTGAGGATGACATACTGCATCTGGCAGCTAAGATTCTGGAGCCTTGTGTATTCCAACTGTAGGATACTAAATTTTTCTTGGGGAAACAACTAATATGGAAATTTGACCCTACATAGCGTAGCCCAGATGGTGTTATGCCACTAATTAGTTTGAGATTCTCAGCTCCATTGAGCAATGAAGCAACCATCATATACCCAAAAATGATAAAACCACAAACAACTCTAAGCGTGGTGAGCTATTTACTCATCAATGTAAAGCTATTAactagaaagaaaataaacccTTAATAAACAAGTCAATCGCGTTCTAACAATAAGTTGATCTTGCAGTGAACGGGCAACTGTAAATTATCATCGACGCTAGTGCACAGTAAACAGCTCAAGAAAAATTGCTTACCGAGGAAGGAGAAGGAGGTTTGGAGATGCAGACTCGAACAAAATCCAAGGGACTTACTTTTCTAAAATTGAGAGAGAGGGCACCACATAACAATCGACAAACATTAATGGCAGTTGCAACTAGTGGCTGTAGAGTAGTAAGAGATAAGTGGATGGTGGTTGTCAGAGCTTCTGTTGTCGTTAGTCAATTGCATGAAACGGCAATTTGTTACGACGTTTTTGGTCCATGTTAAAATGGGTTTCTAATCCACGCTAAAATCGGCTTTTCTGTGATGTCCAAGTAAGACGTTCAGCTCCTGGGGTTCCTCCTTCAATATTACATCTGATAGTGTTATCCAAGTAGTTTTTTTGTTTCTAttcaaaaaaatagtttttgtttttttaaaaaaaataacgaaAGATAAAGCCTTAATTTTCTatactaaattaataattttaaaaactaaaaaaaaatgttaaaatgaAAATGCAATATAGTACAAAATAGTATTATCACAATTTTCTTTATTGAAATAGTGTTAAATTATAACTTTTACTAGTGATATTATTGAAATCTTTTTAAATTGTATATTTCGTCTAAATGTTTTTACCTTTATTATAACAAGTgtatatttaattcatttaattttattgcagttaaaaat
This window encodes:
- the LOC110602226 gene encoding 2-methyl-6-phytyl-1,4-hydroquinone methyltransferase, chloroplastic isoform X2 gives rise to the protein MMVASLLNGAENLKLISGITPSGLRYVGSNFHISCFPKKNLVSYSWNTQGSRILAARCSMSSSRPASQPRFIQHKKEAFWFYRFLSIVYDHIINPGHWTEDMRDEALEPAELNNRGLIVVDVGGGTGFTTLGIVKHVDAKNVTILDQSPHQLAKAKQKEPLKECKIIEGDAEDLPFPTDYAHRYISAGSIEYWPDPQRGIKEAYRVLKIGGKACIIGPVYPTFWLSRFFADMWMLFPKEEEYIEWFRKAGFTDIELKRIGPKWYRGVRRHGLIMGCSVTGVKPYSGDSPLKENSSSR
- the LOC110602226 gene encoding 2-methyl-6-phytyl-1,4-hydroquinone methyltransferase, chloroplastic isoform X1; protein product: MMVASLLNGAENLKLISGITPSGLRYVGSNFHISCFPKKNLVSYSWNTQGSRILAARCSMSSSRPASQPRFIQHKKEAFWFYRFLSIVYDHIINPGHWTEDMRDEALEPAELNNRGLIVVDVGGGTGFTTLGIVKHVDAKNVTILDQSPHQLAKAKQKEPLKECKIIEGDAEDLPFPTDYAHRYISAGSIEYWPDPQRGIKEAYRVLKIGGKACIIGPVYPTFWLSRFFADMWMLFPKEEEYIEWFRKAGFTDIELKRIGPKWYRGVRRHGLIMGCSVTGVKPYSGDSPLKLGPKAEDVKEPVNPFTFLLRFILGTIAATYFVLVPIYMWIKDQIVPKGMPI
- the LOC110602226 gene encoding 2-methyl-6-phytyl-1,4-hydroquinone methyltransferase, chloroplastic isoform X3 translates to MSSSRPASQPRFIQHKKEAFWFYRFLSIVYDHIINPGHWTEDMRDEALEPAELNNRGLIVVDVGGGTGFTTLGIVKHVDAKNVTILDQSPHQLAKAKQKEPLKECKIIEGDAEDLPFPTDYAHRYISAGSIEYWPDPQRGIKEAYRVLKIGGKACIIGPVYPTFWLSRFFADMWMLFPKEEEYIEWFRKAGFTDIELKRIGPKWYRGVRRHGLIMGCSVTGVKPYSGDSPLKLGPKAEDVKEPVNPFTFLLRFILGTIAATYFVLVPIYMWIKDQIVPKGMPI